In Nostoc sp. GT001, a genomic segment contains:
- a CDS encoding ShlB/FhaC/HecB family hemolysin secretion/activation protein produces the protein MRKETETCVQPRATTQQRIVYLSHQLDTWRSLAITKCSKHSFSFRCGLLILPAVWIVTANGLRARANIFTPDSIQNSSQSELQIVQEREATPATNPQPEIPQRIRVRKIQVVGSTVFQENDFNLVVKPFEERDLTLEEIRQAADAVTQLYLNKGYINSRAIPETQKSSTANGVVVIRVLEGRLTEINIEGTRRLNPSYIRSRIQLGAGIPLNTGKLEEQLKLLRLDPLFTNVEASLRPTGKVGQSILVVRVEEANPLTGSLGVDNYSPPSIGAERLGVELRSRNLTGMGDELAGSYYHTLSGGSDVFDFSYQVPVNAMNGKVQIRAAFNRNEITEPPFDAFDIRANQDLYEINYRQPLIRSPRVEFALSLGFTYQDGQTFLFDNLATPFGIGPDANGVSRTSVIKFGQDYIKREPQGAWFLRSQFNFGVDILNATINNDPIPDGRFFSWLGQIQRVQQLSNDHLLLIQADLQLTPDSLLPSQQFVIGGGQSVRGYRQNIRSGDNGFRVAIEDRFTVQRNESGLSTIQLAPFVDMGAVWNQSDNPNPLPNQTFLVGAGLGLLWNQAMGIDNLFLRLDYGFPFIDLSDRGNNAQDDGFYFSLRYQP, from the coding sequence ATGAGAAAAGAAACAGAAACTTGTGTTCAGCCTAGAGCAACGACTCAGCAAAGAATTGTCTATTTATCTCATCAGTTAGACACTTGGCGGAGTTTGGCAATTACTAAATGCAGTAAGCACAGTTTCAGTTTTCGGTGCGGCTTGTTAATTCTGCCTGCGGTCTGGATTGTAACTGCAAATGGACTGAGAGCTAGAGCTAATATTTTTACACCTGACTCAATTCAAAATAGCAGTCAGTCAGAGTTACAAATAGTACAAGAAAGAGAAGCTACTCCAGCAACTAACCCACAACCAGAGATACCACAACGCATTCGGGTTCGGAAAATTCAGGTTGTAGGTAGCACAGTTTTTCAGGAAAATGATTTTAATCTAGTAGTGAAACCGTTTGAAGAACGGGACTTAACTTTAGAAGAAATCAGACAAGCCGCCGATGCCGTTACTCAGCTTTACCTAAATAAAGGGTATATAAATTCCAGAGCAATTCCAGAAACTCAAAAATCTAGTACCGCAAATGGTGTTGTGGTAATTCGGGTGTTGGAAGGGCGTTTGACAGAGATTAATATCGAAGGGACGCGGCGATTAAACCCATCTTATATTCGTAGTCGCATCCAATTAGGTGCTGGTATTCCTCTCAATACTGGTAAGCTCGAAGAACAGTTGAAATTGTTGCGACTCGATCCCCTATTTACAAATGTGGAAGCGAGTTTGCGTCCAACGGGTAAGGTTGGTCAAAGTATTCTCGTTGTCAGAGTTGAAGAGGCAAACCCTTTAACTGGTAGCTTGGGTGTAGATAATTATTCGCCTCCCAGTATTGGGGCGGAAAGATTGGGTGTTGAATTGCGATCGCGCAATTTAACCGGTATGGGAGATGAGTTAGCTGGCTCTTATTACCATACACTCTCTGGTGGTTCCGATGTCTTTGATTTTAGTTATCAAGTCCCCGTGAACGCTATGAACGGCAAAGTGCAGATTCGAGCCGCATTTAATCGCAACGAAATTACTGAGCCACCCTTTGATGCCTTTGACATTCGGGCAAACCAGGATCTTTATGAAATCAATTATCGTCAGCCATTGATCCGATCGCCTAGAGTTGAATTTGCCCTATCTTTAGGATTTACCTATCAAGATGGTCAAACCTTCCTTTTTGATAACCTCGCAACCCCCTTTGGTATTGGGCCTGATGCCAATGGCGTTAGCCGCACCAGTGTAATTAAATTTGGTCAAGATTATATCAAGCGCGAACCTCAAGGAGCTTGGTTTTTGCGATCGCAATTTAATTTTGGCGTTGATATATTAAATGCAACTATCAACAATGATCCCATACCCGATGGTCGCTTTTTTAGTTGGCTAGGTCAAATACAGCGCGTGCAGCAACTCAGCAACGATCATCTATTGCTGATTCAAGCAGACTTACAGCTTACACCAGATAGCCTTTTACCTTCCCAGCAATTTGTAATTGGCGGTGGACAATCGGTAAGGGGATATCGCCAAAATATCCGTTCTGGGGATAATGGATTTCGGGTAGCGATCGAAGATCGGTTTACAGTGCAGCGTAATGAATCTGGATTATCGACAATTCAACTTGCGCCATTTGTGGACATGGGAGCCGTTTGGAATCAGTCTGATAATCCCAATCCGCTACCAAATCAAACTTTTTTAGTGGGCGCAGGCTTAGGATTATTGTGGAATCAGGCAATGGGAATTGATAATCTCTTTTTGCGCCTCGATTATGGATTTCCATTTATCGATCTGAGCGATCGTGGTAATAACGCTCAGGATGATGGCTTTTACTTTAGCCTTCGCTATCAACCCTAA